Proteins from a single region of Oryza brachyantha chromosome 6, ObraRS2, whole genome shotgun sequence:
- the LOC121054753 gene encoding UDP-glycosyltransferase 90A2-like: protein MAASANHAVNGTTGNGERPEARRDHVIIFPFMAKGHMLPLLHFATILSVHHKGLRVTVLTTPASLSFVRSRLPDSVHLVRLPFPSLPPLPAGVESTDALPSPSLYPTFLRATTLLREPFAQFMASVPSPPLVLVSDFFLGFTHGVAADAGVRRVVFHGMSCFSTAICKSLFANLPSVGVEHGGAAFHVSGMPEHVTITAAEIPSTFEKMGDLDDPVTQFLINDVGLSDVRSWGILVNSFVAIDDDYVAPVESFYEHGARAWLVGPLLPLAGDTPEPDKENDPEGCLAWLDERAARPAAVVYVSFGTQAHVADEQLDELAHGLVRSGHPFLWAVRSDKWSPPVDLGPDGRVVRGWVPQRGVLAHEAVGGFVSHCGWNSALESLAAGKPVLAWPMIAEQQLNAKHVVDMVGTGVRVGSGGAAVVGRAEVEEKVRTLMDAGGEAGQRMRARAAWARQAARSAVSDGGTSRVALQKLIGELQKSYDVAVRR from the coding sequence ATGGCCGCCTCGGCCAACCACGCCGTGAACGGCACCACCGGCAACGGCGAACGACCAGAAGCTCGCCGCGACCACGTCATCATCTTCCCGTTCATGGCGAAAGGCCACATGCTCCCTCTGCTCCATTTCGCCACCATCCTCTCGGTCCACCACAAGGGCCTCCGCGTCACCGTGCTCACCACCCCGGCGAGCCTCTCCTTCGTCCGTAGCCGCCTGCCCGACTCGGTGCACCTCGTGAGGCTCCCGTTCCCGTCGCTGCCACCGCTGCCGGCCGGTGTCGAGTCGACGGACGCGCTCCCTAGCCCGTCCCTCTACCCGACGTTCCTGCGCGCCACCACGCTCCTGCGTGAGCCCTTCGCGCAGTTCATGGCGTCGGTTCCCTCCCCGCCGCTCGTGCTCGTCTCTGACTTCTTCCTCGGGTTCACGCACGGCGTCGCGGCCGACGCTGGCGTCCGTCGCGTCGTGTTCCACGGCATGTCCTGCTTCTCCACGGCCATCTGCAAGTCGCTCTTCGCGAACCTGCCGTCGGTCGGCGTCGAGCACGGCGGAGCCGCTTTTCACGTCTCCGGCATGCCGGAACATGTTACAatcacggcggcggagatcccGTCTACGTTCGAGAAGATGGGCGACCTGGACGACCCGGTGACCCAGTTCTTGATCAACGACGTCGGCCTGTCGGACGTCCGCAGCTGGGGCATCCTGGTCAACAGCTTCGTCGCGATCGACGACGACTACGTGGCTCCAGTAGAGTCGTTCTACGAGCACGGAGCCCGCGCTTGGTTGGTGGGTCCGCTTCtaccgctcgccggcgacacGCCGGAGCCGGACAAGGAGAACGACCCCGAGGGCTGCCTCGCGTGGCTCGACGAGAGGgcagcgcggccggcggcggtggtctaCGTGTCGTTCGGCACGCAGGCGCACGTCGCCGACGAGCAGCTCGATGAGCTGGCGCACGGGCTGGTCCGATCCGGCCACCCCTTCCTGTGGGCGGTACGGTCCGACAAgtggtcgccgccggtggactTGGGGCCCGACGGGCGTGTCGTCAGGGGCTGGGTTCCGCAGCGCGGCGTGCTGGCCCACGAGGCAGTGGGAGGGTTCGTGAGCCACTGCGGGTGGAACTCGGCGCTGGAgagcctcgccgccgggaaGCCCGTGCTGGCGTGGCCGATGATCGCCGAGCAGCAGCTGAACGCGAAGCACGTCGTGGACATGGTCGGCACGGGGGTCAGGGTGGGCTCCGGCggggccgccgtcgtcgggagagcggaggtggaggagaaggtCAGGACGCTGATGGACGCCGGCGGAGAGGCCGGGCAGAGGATGCGGGCGCGGGCCGCGTGGGCTCGACAGGCGGCGAGATCGGCGGTGAGCGACGGCGGCACGTCGCGTGTGGCGCTGCAGAAGCTGATTGGTGAGCTACAGAAAAGTTACGACGTTGCCGTACGTCGTTGA
- the LOC107304361 gene encoding UDP-glycosyltransferase 90A2-like, with protein sequence MAASGNHAVNVAAGNGDRPEAARDHVIIFPFMAKGHMLPLLHFATVLSVHHKSLRVTVLTTPASLAFVRSRLSDSAHLVQLPFPSLPPLPAGVESTDALPCPSLYPTFLRATALLREPFARFMASLPSPPLVVVSDFFLGFTHGVAADAGVRRVVFHGMSCFSTAICKSLFANLPSVGVEHGGAAFHVSGMPEHVTITAAEIPSTFEKMGDLDDPVTQFLINDVGLSDVRSWGILVNSFVAIDDDYVAPVESFYEHGARAWLVGPLLPLAGDTPEPDKENDPEGCLAWLDERAARPAAVVYVSFGTQAHVADEQLDELAHGLVRSGHPFLWAVRSDKWSPPVDLGPDGRVVRGWVPQRGVLAHEAVGGFVSHCGWNSALESLAAGKPVLAWPMIAEQQLNAKHVVDMVGTGVRVGSGGAAVVGRAEVEEKVRTLMDAGGEAGQRMRARAAWARQAARSAVGDGGTSRVALQKLIEELQKSYEVAVRR encoded by the coding sequence ATGGCCGCCTCGGGCAACCACGCCGTGAACGTTGCCGCCGGCAATGGCGACCGACCAGAGGCTGCCCGCGACCACGTCATCATCTTCCCGTTCATGGCGAAAGGCCACATGCTCCCTCTTCTGCATTTCGCCACCGTCCTCTCGGTCCACCACAAGAGCCTCCGCGTCACCGTGCTCACCACCCCGGCGAGCCTCGCCTTCGTCCGTAGCCGCCTGTCCGACTCGGCGCACCTCGTGCAGCTCCCGTTCCCATcgttgccgccgctgccggccggCGTCGAGTCGACGGACGCGCTCCCCTGCCCGTCCCTCTACCCGACGTTCCTGCGCGCCACCGCCCTCCTGCGCGAGCCCTTCGCGCGGTTCATGGCGTCGCTGCCCTCCCCCCCGCTCGTGGTCGTCTCTGACTTCTTCCTCGGGTTCACGCACGGCGTCGCGGCCGACGCTGGCGTCCGTCGCGTCGTGTTCCACGGCATGTCCTGCTTCTCCACGGCCATCTGCAAGTCGCTCTTCGCGAACCTGCCGTCGGTCGGCGTCGAGCACGGCGGAGCCGCTTTTCACGTCTCTGGCATGCCGGAACATGTTACAatcacggcggcggagatcccGTCTACGTTCGAGAAGATGGGCGACCTGGACGACCCGGTGACCCAGTTCTTGATCAACGACGTCGGCCTGTCGGACGTCCGCAGCTGGGGCATCCTGGTCAACAGCTTCGTCGCGATCGACGACGACTACGTGGCTCCAGTAGAGTCGTTCTACGAGCACGGAGCCCGCGCTTGGTTGGTGGGTCCGCTTCtaccgctcgccggcgacacGCCGGAGCCGGACAAGGAGAACGACCCCGAGGGCTGCCTCGCGTGGCTCGACGAGAGGgcagcgcggccggcggcggtggtctaCGTGTCGTTCGGCACGCAGGCGCACGTCGCCGACGAGCAGCTCGATGAGCTGGCGCACGGGCTGGTCCGATCCGGCCACCCCTTCCTGTGGGCGGTACGGTCCGACAAgtggtcgccgccggtggactTGGGGCCCGACGGGCGTGTCGTCAGGGGCTGGGTTCCGCAGCGCGGCGTGCTGGCCCACGAGGCAGTGGGAGGGTTCGTGAGCCACTGCGGGTGGAACTCGGCGCTGGAgagcctcgccgccgggaaGCCCGTGCTGGCGTGGCCGATGATCGCCGAGCAGCAGCTGAACGCGAAGCACGTCGTGGACATGGTCGGCACGGGGGTCAGGGTGGGCTCCGGCggggccgccgtcgtcgggagagcggaggtggaggagaaggtCAGGACGCTGATGGACGCCGGCGGAGAGGCCGGGCAGAGGATGCGGGCGCGGGCTGCATGGGCTCGACAGGCGGCGAGATCGGcggtgggcgacggcggcacgtCGCGTGTGGCGCTGCAGAAGCTGATTGAAGAGCTACAGAAAAGTTACGAGGTTGCCGTACGTCGTTGA